The following proteins are co-located in the Mesorhizobium australicum WSM2073 genome:
- a CDS encoding AfsR/SARP family transcriptional regulator, whose product MTGPHLYLLGGFDFAGVGAAVPAFSRKARAMMAYLALQSGHAQSREKLAALLWGGNSETQARMNLRQAVSVVGKAMQASGSARFLRDSDNVALHLDGLDFDVARFEALAASSEPDNLEQALVVYRGDLLDGFGLKQEPFEDWLRIERERLRATAVAALDRLVAHYSATKDPASALLRACSPWSRCGRTSTAP is encoded by the coding sequence ATGACCGGGCCTCATCTCTATCTACTGGGTGGTTTCGACTTTGCCGGCGTTGGGGCTGCGGTCCCCGCCTTCAGCCGCAAGGCGCGGGCGATGATGGCTTACCTCGCGCTGCAATCGGGACATGCGCAGTCGCGCGAAAAGCTCGCCGCCCTTTTGTGGGGTGGCAACAGCGAGACCCAGGCGCGGATGAACCTGCGACAAGCGGTTTCGGTTGTCGGCAAGGCTATGCAAGCTTCTGGCAGTGCTCGCTTCCTCAGGGATAGCGACAATGTCGCCCTTCATCTCGATGGCCTTGATTTCGATGTCGCGCGGTTCGAGGCGCTGGCGGCCAGCTCGGAGCCTGATAACCTCGAACAGGCGCTTGTCGTCTATCGCGGCGACCTGCTTGACGGTTTCGGCCTGAAGCAGGAGCCTTTCGAGGACTGGCTGCGGATCGAGCGCGAGCGTCTGAGGGCAACGGCTGTCGCGGCGCTGGACAGGCTGGTCGCGCATTATAGTGCAACCAAGGATCCTGCGTCCGCGCTGCTACGCGCCTGCTCGCCATGGAGCCGTTGCGGGAGGACATCCACCGCGCCCTGA
- a CDS encoding alpha-hydroxy acid oxidase gives MPLDIETRFLCLADLEPAAREVLPHAVYEFIAGGAGDEITKRDNEAAFDRIRLRPRVLRDVTRLDTGITLFGQSLPHPIILAPIAYQRLVHPEGEVAAARGAGVAEAVFTLGTTATAAIEDCVAVSQSPVWFLLYWQSDRGFNGELVSRMAALGAKAISVTVDLPTPGDRHRQFRAGFKIPDSLATPYFKDRNTGVLKVGTAQRRAMPTWADIAWLRSLTTLPLILKGILDPDDAEQAIRTGADAIVVSNHGSRNLDTLPATIDALPAISERVAGRIPIILDGGVRRGTDVLKAIALGASAVMIGRPYVYALATDGADGVAYCVNLLRRDFEAAMALTGRARIDEIERSAIW, from the coding sequence ATGCCGCTCGACATCGAGACCCGGTTTCTCTGCCTAGCGGATCTTGAACCGGCGGCACGAGAGGTATTGCCGCACGCAGTTTACGAGTTCATTGCTGGGGGTGCTGGCGACGAAATCACCAAGCGTGACAATGAAGCCGCATTCGACCGCATCAGATTAAGGCCGCGCGTGCTACGTGATGTGACAAGACTTGATACCGGGATCACGCTCTTCGGACAAAGTCTGCCGCATCCGATCATCCTGGCCCCAATAGCATATCAGCGGCTGGTGCATCCGGAAGGCGAGGTGGCAGCGGCGCGCGGCGCCGGAGTGGCGGAAGCGGTGTTCACTCTGGGTACCACGGCGACGGCGGCGATCGAGGATTGCGTGGCGGTGAGCCAGTCTCCAGTCTGGTTCCTGCTCTATTGGCAAAGCGATCGCGGTTTCAATGGCGAACTCGTATCGCGCATGGCGGCACTGGGCGCGAAGGCAATCAGCGTGACTGTCGACTTGCCAACGCCAGGCGATCGCCACAGGCAGTTCCGGGCAGGATTCAAAATTCCCGACAGCCTCGCAACGCCATACTTCAAGGACCGTAACACCGGCGTGCTCAAAGTTGGCACTGCGCAGCGGCGGGCGATGCCGACCTGGGCGGATATTGCCTGGCTGCGTTCGCTGACAACCCTACCGCTTATCCTGAAGGGCATTCTCGATCCTGACGATGCCGAGCAGGCAATCAGAACCGGTGCCGATGCCATCGTCGTCTCGAACCACGGTTCGCGCAACCTCGACACCCTGCCAGCGACCATCGACGCCCTGCCCGCCATCTCGGAGCGGGTAGCCGGGCGGATTCCCATCATCCTCGACGGCGGCGTGAGGCGTGGCACAGACGTTTTGAAGGCGATTGCCCTAGGGGCAAGCGCCGTCATGATTGGTCGCCCCTATGTCTACGCACTTGCAACGGATGGTGCCGACGGCGTAGCCTATTGTGTCAACCTGCTCCGCAGAGACTTCGAGGCGGCAATGGCGCTAACCGGCCGGGCGCGCATCGACGAGATCGAGCGGTCGGCAATCTGGTGA
- a CDS encoding GNAT family N-acetyltransferase: protein MALPRVETAAMKTVPRLTTPRLVLRAPGERDILAWFARASDIESASLAGDPVADDISAGARWLALARQRLADGRAIKWSIDQPGVADAIGTITLSFGANEAKAAALGFVLGRAHWGQGLASEAAREVVRYAFETLALEQVTAEAAARNIASLRILAKLGFKHVGSFIDESDGEQCERFVLDARIGPLVLANQA from the coding sequence TTGGCGCTGCCCCGGGTCGAAACTGCCGCCATGAAAACAGTTCCCAGGCTCACCACACCAAGGCTCGTGCTTCGGGCGCCGGGCGAGCGGGATATCCTGGCTTGGTTCGCGCGCGCGAGCGATATCGAATCCGCCTCCCTTGCCGGCGATCCCGTTGCCGACGACATCAGCGCGGGCGCGCGATGGCTCGCCCTTGCGCGTCAGCGGTTGGCCGACGGCCGGGCGATCAAATGGTCGATAGACCAGCCAGGCGTGGCGGACGCGATCGGGACGATAACCCTGTCCTTCGGCGCGAACGAGGCTAAGGCAGCCGCATTGGGATTTGTGCTGGGACGTGCGCATTGGGGGCAAGGACTGGCCAGCGAGGCGGCACGCGAAGTGGTTCGCTACGCCTTCGAGACCCTGGCGCTCGAACAGGTGACGGCCGAGGCGGCGGCGCGCAATATCGCGTCGCTGCGGATCCTGGCGAAGCTCGGCTTCAAACATGTCGGGAGCTTCATCGATGAGTCCGACGGCGAGCAATGCGAGCGTTTCGTGCTCGACGCGCGCATAGGACCGTTGGTCCTGGCGAACCAGGCTTAG
- a CDS encoding aminopeptidase, producing MASALSGCTSVSYYAQSLEGHVRIMAARQDVGKLIQAPSTPEALRAKLTSASAIRRFATDELALPDNSSYRSYVDIHRDAVTWAVFAAPQFSLTPKTWCFPVFGCVPYRGYFDRKSATESAVALHRQGLDVYVTGITAYSTLGWSSDPLLSTMLRQDDTYLASLVFHELAHQRLYVNGDSAFNEAFAVAVETTGTRKWLRAAGDRAGLRRYEADRKRSAGFLALVSKTRDELRQVYESSRTPDGMAAAKAATLDRFRTRYRQMRDGSWHGYRGYDAWFNAPINNAKLAATSVYGEQVPAFIRLFELCSSDYPRFYASVRRIADLREPARAEALKAATTCD from the coding sequence ATGGCGTCCGCGCTGAGCGGCTGCACCAGCGTTTCCTACTACGCGCAATCGCTGGAGGGCCATGTCCGGATCATGGCCGCGCGCCAAGACGTTGGAAAACTGATCCAGGCCCCTTCGACGCCGGAGGCATTGCGCGCCAAGCTGACGTCGGCGAGCGCCATAAGGCGGTTCGCGACGGATGAGCTGGCACTGCCCGACAACAGCAGCTACCGCAGCTATGTCGACATCCACCGGGACGCCGTGACCTGGGCCGTTTTTGCCGCCCCGCAATTCTCGCTCACGCCAAAAACGTGGTGCTTTCCTGTTTTCGGCTGCGTTCCATACCGGGGATACTTCGATCGGAAATCCGCGACCGAAAGCGCCGTGGCACTTCATCGACAGGGGCTGGACGTCTATGTCACCGGCATTACCGCCTATTCCACGCTGGGCTGGTCCAGCGATCCGCTGCTAAGCACCATGCTGCGTCAGGACGACACCTATCTGGCGAGCCTTGTCTTCCATGAACTGGCGCATCAGCGCCTCTATGTGAACGGCGATTCCGCATTCAATGAGGCTTTCGCGGTCGCCGTCGAAACCACCGGCACGAGAAAATGGCTCCGCGCCGCCGGCGATCGCGCCGGATTGCGCCGCTACGAGGCCGATCGCAAGCGCAGCGCCGGTTTTCTCGCACTGGTGTCGAAAACCCGCGACGAGTTGCGGCAGGTCTATGAAAGCTCCCGGACCCCCGACGGGATGGCGGCGGCCAAGGCAGCCACGCTCGACAGGTTTCGGACGCGCTACCGGCAAATGCGCGACGGAAGCTGGCACGGATACCGGGGATACGATGCCTGGTTCAATGCGCCGATCAACAACGCAAAGCTCGCCGCGACGTCTGTTTATGGCGAACAGGTTCCTGCGTTTATTCGCCTGTTCGAGCTGTGCTCCAGCGACTATCCGAGATTCTACGCTTCCGTTCGACGGATCGCTGACCTGCGCGAACCGGCCCGGGCCGAAGCGCTCAAGGCCGCGACCACGTGCGATTGA
- a CDS encoding SDR family NAD(P)-dependent oxidoreductase: protein MSLRDKKIVVTGGSRGLGLGLVEALVEQGAGVTVVARGTEALQAVGARLGVATIAADVTDEDAAYRILGEVRPDILVLNAGATPRMGRLDQLKWEDFSIAWETDVKAGLYWLQASLNLPLGPGSRVLVGSSGAAVTGSQMSGGYGGAKRMLWFMAKYANGVAQEKGLGIRFQAIVPRQMILDTGIGDAAAGAYAGSMGITPEQFVTRFGAPMPPRAFGDRVVSLLEDPQYGEGVVFGLSGDAGVTIMEGAGP, encoded by the coding sequence ATGAGCCTCAGGGACAAGAAAATCGTGGTCACCGGCGGCAGCCGTGGGCTTGGCCTCGGATTGGTCGAAGCGCTGGTCGAGCAAGGTGCCGGCGTGACCGTGGTCGCGCGGGGCACCGAGGCGCTGCAGGCGGTCGGTGCGCGGCTTGGGGTCGCTACCATCGCCGCCGATGTCACGGACGAGGACGCCGCCTATCGCATTCTTGGCGAGGTCCGCCCTGACATACTGGTGCTCAACGCCGGCGCCACGCCCCGGATGGGGCGGCTGGACCAGTTGAAGTGGGAGGACTTCTCCATCGCATGGGAAACCGATGTCAAGGCCGGGCTCTACTGGCTGCAGGCGTCGCTGAACCTGCCGCTCGGGCCGGGCAGCCGGGTGCTGGTCGGGTCGAGCGGTGCGGCCGTCACCGGCTCGCAGATGTCGGGCGGTTATGGCGGCGCCAAGCGGATGCTCTGGTTCATGGCCAAATATGCCAATGGCGTGGCGCAGGAGAAAGGCCTCGGCATACGCTTCCAGGCGATCGTGCCGCGGCAGATGATCCTCGACACCGGGATCGGCGATGCGGCCGCCGGCGCCTATGCCGGCTCGATGGGCATCACGCCGGAACAATTCGTCACCCGCTTCGGCGCGCCGATGCCGCCCCGGGCTTTCGGCGACAGGGTGGTCTCGCTGCTGGAAGACCCGCAATATGGCGAGGGCGTCGTCTTTGGCCTCAGCGGCGACGCCGGGGTGACGATCATGGAGGGCGCCGGTCCTTGA
- a CDS encoding sigma-70 family RNA polymerase sigma factor → MSDAKPAVERDRQEGLLALATALRPELHRYCSRLMGSVIDGEDVVQDTFARAVVALEELCEAPQLRPWLFRIAHNRALDLLRSRAIRAVEPIEAALDIADEADPVEVLMRRQAVQTAVSRFAELPVTQRSVVVLRDVLDEPLADIAALLGITVDAAKAHLARGRARLRRINAEANPLPDARIASAAILRYVNLFNRRDWDGLRALLADDVRLHQSTHKPRAGAADVGMFFTIYARSGGLWLRPAWVEGREVIAVFEDRADAKPSHFMWLEWRDGRISFIRDYRYVRYVLEDADLVLAR, encoded by the coding sequence TTGAGCGACGCAAAGCCAGCGGTGGAGCGCGACCGGCAGGAAGGGCTGCTTGCCCTTGCCACCGCCTTGCGGCCGGAGCTGCACCGCTATTGTTCGCGCCTGATGGGCTCGGTCATCGACGGCGAGGATGTCGTGCAGGACACGTTCGCGCGCGCCGTCGTTGCCCTGGAGGAGTTGTGTGAGGCGCCGCAGCTCAGACCCTGGCTGTTCCGGATCGCCCACAACCGCGCGCTTGACCTGTTGCGTAGCCGCGCAATCCGCGCCGTGGAGCCGATCGAGGCGGCGCTCGACATAGCCGACGAAGCCGACCCGGTGGAGGTGCTGATGCGCAGGCAAGCCGTGCAAACCGCCGTGTCGCGCTTCGCCGAGCTTCCGGTGACGCAACGCAGCGTGGTCGTCCTCAGGGATGTGCTCGACGAGCCGCTGGCCGACATCGCCGCCCTGCTCGGCATCACGGTCGATGCGGCGAAGGCGCATCTGGCGCGCGGCCGCGCCCGGCTTCGGCGGATCAACGCCGAGGCCAATCCGCTCCCCGATGCGCGCATCGCATCGGCGGCCATCCTGCGCTACGTCAATCTGTTCAACCGACGCGACTGGGACGGCTTGCGCGCGCTGCTGGCCGACGATGTGAGGCTCCATCAGTCCACGCACAAGCCGCGCGCGGGGGCCGCCGACGTTGGCATGTTCTTCACCATCTACGCCAGGAGCGGCGGCTTGTGGCTCAGGCCGGCATGGGTCGAGGGCCGCGAGGTGATCGCGGTGTTCGAAGACCGGGCCGACGCGAAACCCAGTCATTTCATGTGGCTGGAATGGCGCGACGGCCGGATCAGCTTCATTCGCGACTACCGTTATGTCCGGTACGTTCTCGAGGACGCCGACCTGGTGCTGGCAAGGTGA
- a CDS encoding FMN-binding negative transcriptional regulator, translated as MYTPPAFRDDDKDSLIATIRAARLANLVTATADGPLATPLPLFLDETEGEHGVIHGHLAKANPQWRVPAIGDGLAIFMGPDAYVTPAWYATKQETGKVVPTWNYAAVHAYGPVEFFEDADRLLEVVTRLTNLHEGARAAPWAVSDAPPDFIQSQLRGIVGLRMPVVRLEGKRKMSQNRNAADRAGVASGLAASERPSDREVAALIS; from the coding sequence ATGTACACGCCGCCCGCCTTCCGCGACGACGACAAGGATAGCCTGATCGCGACGATCCGCGCCGCGCGGCTGGCCAATCTCGTCACCGCCACGGCGGACGGGCCGCTCGCCACCCCCCTGCCGCTTTTTCTCGACGAGACCGAGGGCGAGCACGGCGTCATCCATGGCCACCTGGCCAAGGCCAACCCGCAGTGGCGCGTTCCCGCGATCGGCGACGGGCTCGCCATCTTCATGGGCCCGGACGCCTATGTGACGCCGGCCTGGTACGCCACCAAGCAGGAAACCGGCAAGGTCGTGCCGACCTGGAACTACGCCGCGGTTCATGCCTACGGGCCGGTCGAGTTCTTCGAGGATGCGGACAGGCTGCTGGAAGTTGTCACCCGGCTGACCAACCTGCATGAGGGCGCGCGCGCCGCGCCCTGGGCCGTGTCGGACGCGCCGCCAGACTTCATCCAGTCGCAGCTTCGCGGCATTGTCGGCCTGCGCATGCCGGTCGTCAGGCTCGAAGGCAAGCGCAAGATGAGCCAGAACCGCAACGCCGCCGACCGCGCCGGCGTGGCCTCCGGGCTGGCCGCGAGCGAGCGTCCGTCCGACCGCGAGGTCGCCGCCCTCATCTCGTGA
- a CDS encoding amidohydrolase, which produces MTLTNRDIVELTEWRRKLHRQPEISNEEEKTAKEVVSFLADTGPDKVLTGLGGNGVAAIYDSGKNGPTVLFRSELDALPIEELSGVPHASQIPGKSHMCGHDGHTAILAALGRQFGRERPASGRVVLMFQPAEETGNGAAGVVADPRFGEIAPDFAFSLHNLPGVPFGEVRLKPGVVNCASRGMRIVLEGKTAHSSMPETGTSPMPAISELMPALPALGRATFADDDFSMVTVTHARMGEAVFGIAPAHAEVWATLRTRRDERMADLCAAAETLVKEIAGRHGLSASWDYHEIFVASVNAPDAVEHLRRALDEESVAHGEEALPMRASEDFGLFGHSARSAMFFLGAGERHPALHNPDYDFPDDLIPIGSKIFMRTARNLLG; this is translated from the coding sequence ATGACCCTGACCAATCGCGACATTGTCGAACTGACCGAATGGCGGCGCAAGCTGCACCGGCAGCCGGAAATCTCGAACGAAGAGGAGAAGACGGCGAAAGAGGTCGTCTCTTTCCTCGCCGACACCGGGCCGGACAAGGTGCTGACCGGCCTCGGCGGCAACGGCGTCGCGGCCATCTACGACAGCGGCAAAAACGGACCAACCGTCCTGTTTCGGTCCGAACTCGACGCGCTGCCCATCGAGGAACTGTCCGGCGTGCCGCATGCATCGCAAATTCCTGGCAAGTCGCATATGTGCGGCCATGACGGGCACACCGCTATCCTGGCCGCCCTTGGCCGCCAGTTCGGGCGCGAACGGCCCGCCAGCGGCCGCGTCGTGCTGATGTTCCAGCCCGCCGAGGAAACCGGCAATGGCGCGGCCGGCGTCGTCGCCGATCCGCGCTTTGGCGAGATCGCGCCGGATTTCGCCTTCTCGCTGCACAATCTGCCCGGCGTGCCGTTCGGCGAAGTCAGGCTCAAGCCCGGCGTGGTCAACTGCGCCTCGCGCGGCATGCGCATCGTGCTGGAGGGCAAGACCGCGCATTCCTCCATGCCCGAGACCGGAACCTCGCCCATGCCGGCGATCTCGGAGCTGATGCCGGCCCTGCCAGCGCTCGGCCGCGCGACTTTCGCCGACGATGATTTCTCCATGGTCACCGTCACCCATGCGCGGATGGGCGAAGCCGTGTTCGGCATCGCGCCCGCCCACGCCGAGGTCTGGGCGACGCTGCGCACGCGCCGCGACGAGCGCATGGCCGACCTCTGCGCCGCCGCCGAAACCCTGGTCAAGGAGATTGCCGGCCGCCACGGCCTCTCCGCCAGCTGGGACTATCACGAGATCTTCGTCGCCAGCGTCAACGCGCCGGATGCGGTCGAGCACCTGCGGCGCGCCCTCGATGAAGAGAGCGTCGCGCATGGCGAGGAAGCCTTGCCGATGCGCGCCTCGGAGGATTTCGGCCTGTTCGGCCACAGCGCCAGGTCGGCGATGTTCTTCCTCGGTGCGGGCGAGCGGCACCCTGCCCTGCACAATCCCGACTACGACTTTCCCGACGATTTGATCCCGATCGGCTCGAAGATCTTCATGAGGACCGCGCGCAACCTTCTCGGCTGA
- a CDS encoding FAD binding domain-containing protein, whose translation MRYIRPLSIEDAVGQLAGSAGPAAILAGGSDLLVRMKGGFVEPELIIDIKSIAGLRDIRETADGFSIGAAVPCAVLGENAGLKKAWPGVVEAAKLIGSKQVQGRCTIVGNLCNASPAADSVPALVAAGAKAVVVGPSGKRTIAVETVPTAPGRTSLAKGEIIEAILLGKPAPRSADAYLRFIPRTEMDIAVVSAGVNLTLDEAGVVTAARVAIGAAAPTVLLVEEGAEALIGRKLDEAALERLAKVCAGACRPIDDKRGTIEFRRKVAGVLARRAAMTAYARAGGK comes from the coding sequence ATGCGCTACATACGTCCGCTTTCAATCGAAGACGCCGTCGGCCAATTGGCCGGATCGGCCGGCCCGGCCGCCATCCTTGCCGGTGGCAGTGACCTCCTGGTGAGGATGAAGGGCGGCTTTGTCGAACCCGAACTGATCATCGACATCAAGTCGATCGCCGGCCTGCGCGACATCAGGGAAACCGCCGACGGCTTCAGCATCGGCGCCGCCGTGCCCTGCGCCGTGCTGGGCGAGAACGCCGGCTTGAAGAAGGCCTGGCCTGGAGTGGTCGAGGCGGCCAAGCTGATTGGTTCGAAGCAGGTGCAGGGACGCTGCACCATTGTCGGCAATCTGTGCAACGCCTCGCCGGCGGCCGACAGCGTTCCGGCGCTGGTGGCGGCGGGCGCCAAGGCCGTGGTCGTCGGCCCGTCGGGCAAGCGCACCATTGCCGTCGAGACGGTGCCGACCGCGCCGGGCCGAACCTCGCTCGCCAAGGGCGAGATCATCGAGGCGATCCTGCTAGGCAAGCCCGCGCCGCGTTCGGCCGATGCCTATCTCAGGTTCATTCCGCGCACGGAGATGGACATCGCCGTGGTCAGCGCCGGCGTCAACCTGACGCTGGACGAGGCGGGCGTGGTGACAGCGGCCCGTGTGGCGATCGGCGCCGCGGCGCCGACCGTGTTGCTGGTGGAAGAAGGGGCCGAGGCCCTGATCGGCCGCAAGCTCGACGAGGCAGCGCTGGAGCGGCTGGCCAAGGTCTGCGCCGGGGCCTGCCGCCCGATCGACGACAAAAGAGGCACAATCGAATTCAGGCGCAAGGTTGCGGGCGTGCTGGCCAGGCGGGCCGCAATGACCGCCTATGCACGTGCAGGAGGCAAATGA
- a CDS encoding (2Fe-2S)-binding protein, producing MAGVAVSTTINGDNVEYLCQPDETLLDVLRDRLGLTGAKEGCGTGDCGACSVIVDDRLVCSCLVLGAEAEGRRIETVEGMAHGDRLHPLQQKFLEHAALQCGICTPGFLIAAKDLLAKNPDPTEEEIRFGLAGNLCRCTGYDKIVRAVQDAAIVMKGA from the coding sequence ATGGCTGGCGTAGCGGTTTCAACCACGATCAACGGCGACAATGTCGAATATCTCTGCCAGCCCGACGAGACGCTGCTCGACGTGCTGCGTGACCGGCTCGGACTGACCGGCGCCAAGGAAGGCTGCGGCACGGGCGACTGCGGCGCCTGCAGCGTCATCGTCGACGACCGGCTGGTCTGTTCTTGCCTGGTGCTTGGCGCGGAAGCGGAAGGCCGCCGCATCGAGACCGTCGAGGGCATGGCGCATGGCGACAGGCTGCACCCGCTGCAGCAGAAATTCCTGGAGCACGCCGCACTGCAATGCGGCATCTGCACGCCCGGTTTCCTGATCGCGGCCAAGGATCTCCTGGCCAAGAACCCCGACCCGACCGAAGAGGAAATCCGCTTCGGCCTGGCCGGCAATCTCTGCCGCTGCACCGGCTACGACAAGATCGTGCGCGCCGTCCAGGACGCGGCCATCGTTATGAAGGGAGCCTGA
- a CDS encoding xanthine dehydrogenase family protein molybdopterin-binding subunit: MNFDPRFSGRKFASVGTRPIRPDGVDKVTGRARYGADFNMAGQLVGRVLRSPHAHAKIRKIDTSKAEALPGVKAVITAADLPDLTDGDAAMYDILDNCMARTKALYDGHAVAAVAAIDAGTARQALKLIEVDYEVLPHVTDVDEAMAHHAPLINDTIFTEGLEEKPVKPSNVTKRSQFGHGDVHQGFGQADFIVERSFKTEQTHQGYIEPHACVANVSSDGTADLWVCTQGHFVYRQHCAQLLGMEASKLRVTSSEIGGGFGGKTHVWAEPVALALSRKAGRPVKLVMTRDEVFRASGPTSATSIDVKIGARKDGTITAAEATLRYSAGPYAGSWAEIGAMTAFACYKLDNVKTVGYEVLVNRPKTAAYRAPSAPMAAFAVESAVDELAKELGMDPVEFRIRNAAQEGTRSSYGPVYGPIGIGPTLEAVKSHAHMKAPLKENQGRGMACGFWFNFGGQTCVDLNIGMDGSVSLAVGTVDVGGSRASLSLVAAEELGIDYSQLKAVVADTSSLGYNDMTDGSRGTFSSSMATISAARNAIKILRERAAQMWDISVDDVIWEQGHAVAKGEKHGNLGKLSLKEIAAKSGTTGGPIAGHSELVADGAGVSFATHICDVEVDPETGSTKVIRYTVVQDAGKAVHPTYVEGQYQGGAAQGIGWALNEEYIYGKDGRLQNAGFLDYRIPVCSDLPMIDTQILEIPNPNHPYGVRGVGETSIVPPLAAIANAVSNAAGVRMTHIPMSPPRILAAIEAEREG, encoded by the coding sequence ATGAATTTCGATCCGCGTTTTTCGGGGCGTAAATTCGCATCCGTCGGCACGCGCCCGATCCGTCCCGACGGTGTCGACAAGGTGACCGGCCGCGCCCGCTATGGCGCCGACTTCAACATGGCCGGCCAGCTGGTCGGCCGCGTGCTGCGCAGCCCGCACGCGCATGCCAAGATCCGCAAGATCGACACTTCCAAGGCGGAAGCGCTTCCCGGCGTCAAGGCGGTGATCACCGCCGCCGACCTGCCTGACCTCACCGATGGCGATGCCGCCATGTACGACATCCTCGACAATTGCATGGCGCGCACCAAGGCGCTCTATGACGGCCATGCGGTGGCCGCGGTCGCGGCGATCGATGCCGGCACGGCCAGGCAAGCGCTGAAGCTGATCGAGGTCGACTACGAGGTGCTGCCGCATGTCACCGACGTCGACGAGGCGATGGCGCACCACGCGCCGCTGATCAACGACACGATCTTCACCGAGGGGCTGGAGGAAAAGCCGGTCAAGCCCTCCAACGTCACCAAGCGCTCGCAGTTCGGCCATGGCGACGTCCATCAGGGTTTTGGGCAGGCCGATTTCATCGTCGAGCGCTCGTTCAAGACCGAGCAGACCCACCAGGGCTATATCGAGCCGCATGCCTGCGTGGCCAATGTCAGTTCCGACGGCACGGCGGACCTGTGGGTCTGCACGCAGGGCCATTTCGTCTACCGCCAGCATTGCGCCCAGCTGCTGGGCATGGAAGCCTCGAAGCTGCGCGTCACCTCGTCGGAGATCGGCGGCGGTTTCGGCGGCAAGACCCATGTCTGGGCCGAGCCGGTGGCGCTCGCTCTGTCGCGCAAGGCCGGCCGCCCGGTGAAGCTGGTGATGACCCGCGACGAGGTGTTCCGCGCCTCGGGCCCGACCAGCGCCACCTCGATCGACGTCAAGATCGGCGCCCGCAAGGACGGCACCATCACGGCGGCGGAAGCGACGCTGCGCTACAGCGCCGGCCCCTATGCCGGCTCCTGGGCGGAGATCGGCGCCATGACGGCGTTCGCCTGCTATAAGCTGGATAACGTCAAGACGGTGGGCTACGAAGTGCTGGTCAACCGGCCGAAGACCGCCGCCTATCGCGCGCCCTCGGCGCCGATGGCTGCCTTCGCGGTGGAAAGTGCCGTCGACGAGCTCGCCAAGGAACTCGGCATGGATCCGGTCGAGTTCCGCATCAGGAACGCCGCGCAGGAAGGCACGCGCTCTTCCTACGGCCCGGTCTACGGCCCGATCGGCATCGGCCCGACGCTGGAAGCGGTGAAGAGCCATGCGCACATGAAGGCGCCGCTGAAGGAGAACCAGGGCAGGGGCATGGCCTGCGGCTTCTGGTTCAATTTCGGCGGCCAGACCTGCGTGGACTTGAACATCGGCATGGACGGCTCGGTGTCGCTGGCCGTCGGTACCGTCGATGTCGGTGGTTCCCGCGCCTCGCTGTCGCTGGTCGCGGCGGAGGAGCTCGGCATCGACTATTCCCAGCTCAAGGCGGTGGTCGCCGACACCTCTTCCCTCGGCTACAACGACATGACCGACGGCAGCCGCGGCACCTTCTCGTCCTCGATGGCGACCATCTCGGCCGCCCGCAACGCGATCAAGATCCTGCGCGAGCGCGCCGCGCAGATGTGGGACATCTCCGTCGACGACGTGATCTGGGAACAGGGCCATGCGGTCGCCAAGGGCGAGAAGCACGGCAATCTCGGCAAGCTGTCGCTGAAGGAGATCGCGGCCAAATCGGGCACCACAGGCGGGCCGATCGCCGGCCATAGCGAGCTCGTCGCCGACGGCGCCGGCGTCTCCTTCGCCACCCATATATGCGACGTCGAGGTCGACCCCGAGACGGGTTCGACCAAGGTGATCCGCTACACGGTGGTGCAGGATGCCGGCAAGGCGGTGCACCCGACCTATGTCGAGGGCCAGTACCAGGGCGGTGCGGCGCAAGGCATCGGCTGGGCGCTCAACGAGGAGTATATTTACGGCAAGGACGGCCGGCTGCAGAACGCCGGCTTCCTCGACTACCGCATCCCCGTGTGCTCCGACCTGCCGATGATCGACACGCAGATCCTGGAAATCCCCAACCCCAACCACCCCTATGGCGTGCGCGGTGTCGGCGAAACCTCGATCGTGCCGCCGCTGGCGGCGATCGCCAACGCGGTGTCGAACGCGGCCGGCGTGCGCATGACCCACATCCCGATGTCACCACCCCGCATCCTGGCGGCGATCGAGGCGGAACGGGAAGGGTAA
- a CDS encoding MoaD/ThiS family protein: MVEVTLWGALSQLAGGQSKVEVEAKDIRELFRKLAEQYPGFEPWIDRGIAVAIDGTIYRDTWSKKLPEGAEIFLLPRLAGG, encoded by the coding sequence ATGGTCGAGGTCACGCTCTGGGGGGCGCTCAGCCAGCTTGCCGGAGGCCAGAGCAAGGTCGAGGTCGAGGCCAAGGACATAAGGGAGCTGTTCAGGAAACTGGCTGAACAGTATCCCGGGTTCGAGCCGTGGATCGATCGCGGGATTGCGGTCGCGATCGACGGGACGATTTATCGGGATACGTGGAGCAAGAAGCTGCCGGAGGGGGCGGAGATTTTTCTGCTGCCTAGGCTGGCTGGGGGGTGA